One Streptococcus sp. S1 DNA window includes the following coding sequences:
- a CDS encoding tRNA (cytidine(34)-2'-O)-methyltransferase yields MNIEELDYQESAAQNHIVLFQPQIPQNTGNIARTCAATNSPLHIIRPMAFPIDDRKMKRAGLDYWDKLDVRFYDSLEEFMEAASDGQVHLVSKFANQTYSDVSYQDGKSHYFLFGREDKGLPEDFMRQHEEKAIRIPMNDEHVRSLNVSNTVCMIVYEALRQQGFKGLELSHRYEHDKLK; encoded by the coding sequence ATGAATATTGAAGAACTGGACTACCAAGAGTCAGCAGCTCAAAACCACATCGTCTTGTTCCAACCTCAGATTCCACAAAATACGGGAAATATTGCACGGACTTGTGCGGCGACCAATTCTCCCTTGCATATCATTCGCCCCATGGCTTTTCCGATCGATGATCGCAAAATGAAGCGAGCAGGACTCGATTATTGGGACAAGCTGGATGTCCGTTTTTATGATAGCCTGGAAGAGTTTATGGAAGCAGCGAGCGACGGTCAGGTGCACCTAGTGTCCAAGTTTGCCAATCAGACCTATTCGGACGTTTCTTATCAGGATGGGAAGTCTCATTATTTCTTGTTTGGACGCGAGGATAAAGGTTTGCCGGAAGATTTTATGCGCCAGCACGAGGAGAAGGCCATTCGCATTCCGATGAATGACGAGCATGTCCGTAGTTTAAATGTCTCTAATACCGTCTGTATGATTGTCTATGAGGCTCTCCGCCAGCAGGGATTCAAAGGGCTGGAGTTGAGCCATCGTTATGAGCACGACAAGCTCAAATAA
- a CDS encoding metallophosphoesterase has translation MAKQTIIVMSDSHGDRSIVEAIKEKYLGQVDGIFHNGDSELKSDDPVWEGIHVVQGNMDFYDGYPERLVTQLGPTRIIQTHGHLFQINFSFQKLDLWAQEEEADICLYGHLHIPDAWKEGRTLFVNPGSVSQPRGLIRECLYAKIEITDSNFRVEYYTREHELYPELTKEFSR, from the coding sequence ATGGCAAAGCAAACAATCATCGTTATGAGTGATTCGCATGGAGACCGCTCCATTGTTGAAGCTATTAAAGAAAAATACCTAGGCCAGGTCGATGGGATCTTTCACAATGGGGATTCTGAACTGAAAAGTGATGATCCTGTCTGGGAAGGGATCCACGTTGTCCAAGGAAATATGGATTTTTATGATGGCTATCCGGAACGCTTGGTGACCCAACTAGGGCCGACACGGATCATCCAGACCCATGGGCATCTCTTCCAGATCAATTTTAGTTTTCAAAAATTGGATTTGTGGGCCCAAGAGGAGGAAGCAGATATCTGTTTATACGGTCACCTTCATATCCCAGATGCTTGGAAGGAAGGAAGAACCCTCTTTGTGAATCCTGGATCCGTTAGCCAACCTCGTGGTCTGATTCGGGAGTGTTTGTATGCCAAGATAGAGATTACGGATTCGAACTTTAGGGTAGAGTATTATACGCGAGAGCATGAATTGTATCCTGAACTGACAAAAGAGTTTAGCAGATGA
- the trkA gene encoding Trk system potassium transporter TrkA, whose product MKIIVVGGGKVGTALCRSLVAENHDVILIEKDESILNHITKRFDIIGILGNGANFKILEQADVEDCDIFISMTEYDEVNMVSAVLAKKMGAKETIVRVRNPEYSNSYFKEKNILGFSLVVNPELLTARYIANIIDFPNALSVEHFANGRVALMEFKIKPDSNLCNMSLSQFRKKYGNVIVCAIERGNELTIPNGDFVLQPQDKIFVTGNRIEVVLFHNNVRPQVIKSMMIIGAGKIAYYLLNILQDVRRKIDLKVLEVNRERAEFFSQEFPDLYVVHGDGTAKDILLEESANNFDAVATLTGVDEENIITSMFLDSVGVKKNITKVNRTSLLEIIGDQDMTSIVTPKRIAVDTIMHFIRGRYNAQFSNLEALHHVANGRIETLQFQIKEDNKLTQYPLSELKLKKGVLIAAIIRDGKAIFPNGDDRLMVGDRIIVTTLIQNVTKIYDLLER is encoded by the coding sequence ATGAAAATTATTGTTGTTGGTGGAGGAAAGGTCGGAACGGCCCTTTGTCGTTCTCTCGTTGCTGAAAACCACGATGTTATATTGATCGAAAAAGACGAATCCATTCTTAACCATATTACCAAACGGTTTGATATTATTGGAATTTTAGGAAATGGGGCGAACTTCAAGATCTTGGAACAAGCAGATGTTGAAGACTGCGACATCTTCATTTCCATGACCGAGTACGACGAAGTGAACATGGTCTCTGCTGTTTTGGCTAAAAAAATGGGAGCCAAAGAGACCATCGTTCGAGTGCGGAATCCGGAATATTCCAATTCCTACTTCAAGGAAAAAAATATCTTGGGCTTCTCCCTAGTTGTCAATCCGGAATTGCTGACAGCACGCTATATTGCCAATATCATTGACTTCCCAAATGCCCTTTCTGTAGAGCATTTTGCCAATGGCCGAGTTGCCTTGATGGAATTTAAAATCAAGCCAGATAGCAATCTCTGCAATATGAGTCTCTCCCAATTCCGGAAGAAATACGGAAATGTCATTGTTTGTGCAATCGAGCGTGGCAACGAACTCACCATTCCAAACGGAGACTTTGTCTTGCAACCTCAAGACAAGATTTTCGTAACAGGTAATCGGATCGAGGTCGTTCTCTTCCACAACAATGTTCGCCCTCAGGTCATTAAGAGCATGATGATCATTGGTGCTGGGAAAATTGCCTACTACCTACTCAATATTCTTCAAGATGTGCGCCGCAAGATCGATCTCAAGGTCTTAGAGGTCAATCGCGAACGGGCGGAATTCTTTAGTCAGGAATTTCCTGATCTCTATGTCGTCCATGGAGACGGAACTGCTAAAGACATTCTTTTAGAAGAGAGTGCCAATAACTTCGATGCTGTGGCTACTTTGACAGGGGTCGATGAAGAAAACATCATCACCTCCATGTTCTTGGATTCTGTCGGCGTCAAAAAGAACATTACCAAGGTCAACCGAACCAGTCTGTTGGAGATCATTGGCGATCAAGATATGACCAGTATCGTTACGCCAAAACGCATCGCTGTAGACACCATTATGCACTTTATTCGCGGGCGCTATAATGCACAGTTCTCAAACCTAGAAGCTTTGCACCATGTCGCAAACGGTCGAATTGAAACCTTGCAGTTCCAAATTAAGGAAGACAATAAACTAACCCAATATCCCCTCTCTGAATTGAAATTAAAAAAAGGCGTCTTAATCGCTGCCATTATTCGAGATGGTAAGGCTATTTTCCCTAATGGAGATGACCGTTTGATGGTAGGAGATCGGATTATCGTAACCACCTTGATTCAAAATGTCACTAAAATCTACGATCTACTTGAGAGGTAA
- a CDS encoding pseudouridine synthase: MRINKYIAHAGVASRRKAEELIKQGLVTVNGQVVRELATIIKTGDQVEVEGTPIYNEEKVYYLLNKPRGVISSVSDDKGRTTVVDLLSQVPERIYPVGRLDWDTSGVLILTNDGDFTDEMIHPRNEIDKVYVARVKGIANKENLRPLTRGVTIDGKKTKPATYEILKVDVEKNRSVVQLTIHEGRNHQVKKMFEAVGLLVDKLSRTQFGNLDVSGLRPGEYRRLNKKEISQLHNLAVTKSKKA; the protein is encoded by the coding sequence ATGAGAATTAACAAATATATTGCCCATGCAGGCGTAGCTAGTCGTCGCAAGGCCGAAGAACTGATCAAGCAAGGCTTGGTGACAGTCAATGGCCAAGTTGTGCGTGAATTAGCGACCATCATTAAAACCGGTGATCAGGTAGAAGTAGAAGGGACTCCAATCTATAATGAAGAAAAGGTCTACTATCTTTTAAATAAGCCACGTGGCGTCATTTCTAGTGTATCGGATGATAAAGGTCGGACAACAGTCGTTGACCTTTTATCTCAAGTACCAGAGCGCATCTACCCAGTGGGACGTTTGGACTGGGATACATCTGGTGTCTTGATTTTGACCAATGATGGTGATTTTACAGATGAGATGATCCACCCGCGAAATGAAATTGATAAGGTCTATGTGGCGCGTGTCAAAGGGATTGCCAATAAGGAAAACTTACGTCCCTTGACGCGAGGGGTGACCATTGATGGAAAGAAAACCAAGCCAGCGACTTACGAGATTTTAAAAGTGGATGTCGAAAAGAACCGTTCAGTGGTTCAGTTGACCATTCATGAAGGGCGTAACCACCAGGTTAAAAAGATGTTTGAAGCTGTGGGACTTTTAGTGGACAAACTCTCCCGGACCCAGTTTGGGAATTTGGACGTCTCAGGACTACGTCCGGGTGAATACCGTCGTTTGAACAAAAAAGAAATCAGCCAGCTGCACAATCTAGCAGTAACTAAATCTAAAAAAGCATGA
- a CDS encoding phosphatase PAP2 family protein yields MKNKQQHWAKASFALLIFVILGYVIRFYPQQLTGFDGTIQSAIRGDLPATLTAFFTKVTHVMDTKIIVIWVGLLLVVFVYKKWYSEALFLGSNLVLTGLLVLLLKNIYQRPRPSILHLVEEKGFSFPSGHSLASTLVLGSLIIIIGQHVKNKTARYCLQGMLLLGIVTIVVSRIYVGVHYPSDVLGSMILGLAVLQFEYPLYDRLRFQWRFTGKQK; encoded by the coding sequence ATGAAAAATAAACAACAACATTGGGCGAAGGCAAGCTTCGCCCTTCTCATTTTTGTCATTCTTGGGTATGTGATTCGCTTTTACCCGCAACAATTAACAGGCTTTGATGGTACGATTCAATCTGCTATTCGAGGCGATCTGCCTGCAACACTGACGGCCTTCTTTACCAAGGTGACCCATGTCATGGATACCAAGATCATTGTCATCTGGGTGGGCCTTCTGCTAGTGGTCTTTGTCTATAAGAAATGGTACAGTGAAGCTCTTTTTCTAGGGAGCAATCTGGTATTGACTGGTCTTTTGGTTCTTCTTCTAAAGAATATCTACCAGAGACCGAGACCAAGTATTCTTCATCTAGTAGAGGAAAAAGGCTTTTCTTTCCCGAGTGGTCATTCACTGGCGTCTACTCTTGTTTTGGGAAGTTTGATCATCATAATCGGCCAACATGTAAAAAATAAAACAGCCCGCTATTGCCTTCAAGGCATGCTGCTTCTGGGAATTGTGACCATTGTGGTTTCCCGCATTTATGTTGGGGTCCACTATCCATCAGACGTTTTAGGCAGTATGATTTTGGGCCTTGCTGTCTTACAGTTTGAGTATCCCTTGTATGATCGCTTGCGATTTCAATGGCGCTTTACGGGCAAGCAAAAATAA
- the cbpB gene encoding cyclic-di-AMP-binding protein CbpB, whose amino-acid sequence MIAKEFERFLLTQEETFLTPAKNLAVLIDTHNVDHAVLLLSQISYSRIPVVTDERKFVGTISLTDILSYQLKHEIPEETFASMDIVDVAKKEVGVIGLDFNLTEVLHKLVDDSFLSVVDEEGYFQGIITRKSILKAINSLMHNFSNEYEMIPK is encoded by the coding sequence ATGATAGCAAAGGAATTTGAACGTTTCTTGCTGACGCAGGAAGAGACGTTCTTAACTCCTGCCAAAAATTTAGCGGTCTTGATTGATACCCACAATGTAGACCATGCGGTCTTGCTGTTGAGCCAGATTAGCTATAGTCGCATTCCGGTAGTGACGGATGAACGCAAGTTTGTGGGGACGATCTCCCTAACGGATATTCTATCTTATCAATTGAAACACGAGATTCCTGAGGAGACTTTTGCTTCGATGGATATCGTAGACGTTGCAAAGAAGGAGGTCGGGGTCATCGGCTTAGACTTCAATTTGACAGAAGTCCTTCACAAGTTGGTGGATGACTCCTTCTTATCAGTGGTGGATGAAGAAGGGTATTTCCAAGGGATTATTACGCGGAAATCGATCCTCAAAGCCATCAATTCGCTGATGCATAATTTTTCAAATGAATACGAGATGATTCCAAAATGA
- a CDS encoding TrkH family potassium uptake protein: MNRSMIRYLLSKLLLIEAGLLIVPLVVAAIYREPAKVFVSIGATMAILLAFGLLGSFHKPKDFHIYAKEGVLIVALCWILWSFFGALPFVFSGQIPNIIDAFFEVSSGFTTTGATILDDVGVLSHSLLFWRSFTHLIGGMGVLVFALAIMDNNKNSHLEVMKAEVPGPVFGKVVSKLKNTAQILYFLYLGLFFLFVVLYFLAGMPLYDSFVIAMGTAGTGGFTVFNDGIAHYNSSLITYLVSIGVLVFGVNFNLYYFLMIRKFKAFFKDEELRTYITIVLVSSVLIAYNVLHLYANVAKSFEISFFQVSNIITTTGFGYGTTEKWPLFSQFILLMLMVIGGSAGSTAGGLKVIRCLTLWRIAKNQVLSTLSPNRVLTLHVNDTILDKDTQHQILKYFTIYSFITIGLLFVVSLDNNNFMTVVSAVFSCFNNIGPMIGTGQTFSIFSPISKLLLSLAMIAGRLEIYPMILLFLPKTWSKR, encoded by the coding sequence ATGAATAGAAGCATGATTCGTTACCTCTTGTCCAAACTCCTCTTAATCGAAGCTGGTCTTCTGATCGTTCCTTTAGTGGTCGCTGCAATCTATCGGGAACCTGCCAAGGTCTTTGTCTCTATTGGAGCAACCATGGCCATCCTACTTGCGTTTGGCCTCCTTGGTAGTTTTCACAAACCTAAGGATTTTCACATCTATGCTAAAGAAGGAGTCCTGATTGTAGCCCTCTGTTGGATCCTCTGGTCCTTCTTTGGCGCCCTTCCCTTTGTCTTTTCGGGGCAAATCCCCAACATTATCGACGCCTTCTTTGAAGTCAGCTCTGGCTTTACAACAACAGGGGCAACGATTTTAGATGATGTAGGTGTCCTCAGCCATTCTCTCCTCTTTTGGCGCAGTTTCACCCACTTAATTGGAGGGATGGGAGTATTGGTCTTCGCCCTTGCAATTATGGACAATAACAAGAACAGCCACCTTGAAGTCATGAAGGCGGAAGTTCCTGGTCCAGTTTTTGGGAAGGTCGTTTCCAAATTAAAAAATACAGCTCAAATCCTCTACTTCTTGTACTTGGGCTTGTTCTTCCTCTTTGTGGTTCTTTATTTCCTTGCTGGTATGCCCCTTTATGATAGTTTTGTCATCGCCATGGGAACGGCTGGGACCGGGGGCTTTACCGTTTTTAACGACGGAATTGCCCACTACAATAGTAGTTTGATCACCTATTTAGTCAGTATCGGGGTTTTAGTCTTCGGGGTTAACTTTAACCTCTACTACTTCCTCATGATCCGAAAATTCAAGGCCTTCTTTAAAGATGAGGAATTGCGGACCTATATCACCATCGTCCTCGTGTCCAGTGTATTGATCGCTTACAATGTCCTTCATCTCTATGCCAATGTCGCTAAGAGTTTTGAGATTTCCTTCTTCCAAGTTTCCAATATCATCACCACTACCGGTTTTGGTTATGGAACGACAGAAAAATGGCCTCTCTTTTCTCAGTTCATCCTCTTGATGCTGATGGTCATCGGTGGTTCTGCTGGATCGACCGCTGGGGGGCTAAAAGTCATTCGGTGCTTGACCTTATGGCGAATCGCAAAAAATCAGGTTCTTTCGACCTTGTCTCCGAATCGCGTTCTGACCTTGCATGTCAATGATACGATATTGGATAAGGATACACAGCATCAGATCCTCAAGTACTTTACAATATACAGTTTTATCACGATCGGCCTACTCTTTGTAGTGAGTCTAGACAATAATAACTTCATGACGGTTGTCAGCGCTGTCTTTAGTTGTTTCAACAACATTGGACCTATGATTGGAACAGGTCAAACCTTCTCCATCTTTAGTCCGATTTCAAAACTGTTACTTTCCTTAGCCATGATTGCCGGACGGCTTGAAATCTATCCAATGATTCTTCTCTTTCTCCCTAAAACATGGTCTAAACGCTGA
- the xerD gene encoding site-specific tyrosine recombinase XerD, with product MKEFIASFIDQKELSENSQSAYFYDLDQFIESIHGKVTPTNLRIYQASIKDFKPAVQKRKLSAVNQFLYYLYQERFISEYHRLVLPKIQPAKTHDRELLDLTHFWEESTNPQGRLMALLILEMGLLPSEILQVKVEDIQLDFHVIRVGKDGQKRVLKVPEPLLDELQLFLDGVYLFDNKGKSYSRQWGFRQLEAFLIEKGNQDLSAQSIREQYILKQRELGVDLFSIARELGLKTMVTLEKYK from the coding sequence ATGAAAGAATTTATTGCAAGTTTTATTGATCAAAAAGAACTAAGTGAAAATTCTCAGTCAGCCTATTTCTATGATTTGGACCAATTTATTGAATCAATTCATGGAAAAGTAACACCGACTAATTTGAGAATTTACCAAGCTTCGATTAAAGATTTTAAACCGGCGGTTCAAAAACGAAAATTATCCGCCGTTAACCAATTTTTATATTATTTGTATCAAGAACGCTTTATTTCTGAATATCATCGTTTGGTCTTGCCTAAAATTCAACCGGCCAAAACCCATGATCGTGAATTGTTGGATCTGACCCATTTTTGGGAAGAATCAACCAATCCACAGGGACGCTTGATGGCCTTATTGATTCTGGAGATGGGCTTATTGCCAAGTGAGATCCTCCAAGTCAAGGTCGAAGATATTCAGCTGGACTTTCATGTGATTCGAGTGGGCAAAGATGGCCAAAAACGAGTTTTAAAAGTTCCAGAGCCTTTACTGGATGAGTTGCAGCTCTTCCTCGATGGTGTCTATCTCTTTGATAATAAGGGAAAATCATACTCCCGTCAGTGGGGATTCCGGCAATTAGAAGCCTTCTTGATTGAAAAAGGCAACCAAGACCTTTCGGCACAATCGATTCGTGAGCAGTATATTTTGAAACAACGTGAACTCGGTGTGGATCTCTTTAGTATTGCGCGTGAATTGGGCCTAAAAACTATGGTGACATTAGAAAAATATAAATAA
- the scpB gene encoding SMC-Scp complex subunit ScpB, which translates to MSKLAEIEALLFVAGEEGITARQIADLLSLPPTGVVQSLEKLVQKYQEDTDTSLCLMETASRYKLVTKADYASVLRDYSRTPMNQSLSRAALETLSIIAYKQPITRVEVDDIRGVNSSGAITKLLSFDLIREDGKKEVLGRPNLYVTTEYFLDYMGINHLEELPKVEEVDIDPEEGQLFSERTEELDEN; encoded by the coding sequence ATGAGCAAATTAGCTGAAATTGAAGCACTCTTATTTGTAGCGGGTGAAGAAGGAATTACTGCCAGACAAATCGCAGATCTTCTCTCTTTACCCCCAACAGGTGTGGTGCAAAGTTTAGAAAAATTGGTCCAAAAATACCAGGAGGATACAGATACCAGTCTGTGTTTGATGGAGACAGCTTCCCGTTATAAATTGGTGACAAAGGCAGACTACGCTTCGGTTTTACGAGACTATTCTAGAACGCCTATGAACCAAAGTTTGTCTCGGGCTGCCCTTGAAACCTTGTCAATCATTGCTTATAAGCAACCGATCACCCGTGTGGAGGTCGATGATATTCGGGGTGTCAATTCCAGTGGGGCCATTACCAAACTACTGTCATTTGATCTGATCCGTGAAGATGGGAAAAAAGAAGTCCTCGGGCGTCCTAATTTGTATGTCACGACGGAGTATTTTTTGGATTATATGGGGATCAATCATTTGGAGGAATTGCCAAAGGTTGAGGAAGTGGACATTGATCCAGAAGAAGGTCAATTATTTTCAGAGAGAACAGAGGAACTAGATGAGAATTAA
- a CDS encoding ECF transporter S component has protein sequence MEEPVMTNTRKLTLVAVLSALSFILMFYQFSFLIDFFKIDLSIIAILLALVLLDFKSAVWVTLIRSVLKLALNNKGLETLIGLPINIIGVLVFVLAFAWIWNKERTHGRFILATIVGTISLSITMVLVNYVYAIPLYARFMNYDISKTLGLVHYLAAMVAPFNLIEGVIWAIAFGLIYTLLQPILKKYEK, from the coding sequence TTGGAGGAACCTGTTATGACAAATACACGTAAACTGACCCTAGTGGCTGTTTTATCCGCTTTATCTTTTATTTTGATGTTCTATCAATTTTCTTTCTTGATAGATTTCTTCAAAATTGATTTGAGTATCATCGCCATTTTGTTGGCCTTGGTCCTATTGGATTTTAAAAGTGCCGTTTGGGTGACCTTGATCAGATCTGTCCTTAAGTTAGCCCTTAATAATAAGGGACTTGAAACCTTGATCGGATTACCAATCAATATCATTGGAGTTCTTGTTTTTGTTCTTGCTTTTGCATGGATTTGGAACAAGGAACGGACCCATGGTCGATTTATCCTGGCAACGATTGTTGGAACGATCAGCTTGAGTATCACGATGGTATTAGTGAACTATGTCTATGCAATCCCTTTATATGCTCGCTTTATGAACTATGATATTTCGAAAACACTAGGGCTTGTCCACTATTTAGCCGCAATGGTTGCACCGTTTAACCTGATCGAAGGGGTGATTTGGGCCATCGCATTTGGGTTGATCTATACCTTATTGCAACCGATTTTGAAAAAATATGAAAAATAA
- a CDS encoding nucleoside-triphosphate diphosphatase, with amino-acid sequence MSDKLFEYKDPQDWYIAQWGEDADYNQFSQVPAEASTLLDQLEFLFAKDPEGFPLNLSVMRYGSAFRFLTFLTEILNEVKGRSFEIVQRQGALLLVEKGKLLYLHLPSDGVDLEAFLGQDKVKDTILIATRNEGKTKEFRNMFEKLGFEVENLNQYPELPEVEETGLTFEENARLKAETIAELTGKTVLADDSGLKVDILGGLPGVWSARFAGVGATDAENNAKLLHELAMVFDLKDRSAQFHTTLVVARPGKESLVVEADWPGYINFEPKGEHGFGYDPLFLVGETGRAAAELTLEEKNTQSHRALAVKKLLEVFPSWQSKQSSL; translated from the coding sequence ATGAGTGACAAACTATTTGAATACAAAGATCCCCAGGATTGGTATATTGCCCAATGGGGAGAAGATGCAGACTACAACCAATTTAGTCAAGTGCCTGCGGAAGCTTCCACTCTGTTAGATCAGCTGGAATTTCTCTTTGCCAAGGATCCTGAAGGCTTCCCTCTCAATCTATCGGTGATGCGCTATGGTTCAGCCTTTCGTTTTCTGACCTTTTTGACCGAAATCTTGAATGAAGTCAAGGGAAGATCTTTTGAAATCGTACAGCGTCAAGGAGCCTTGCTCTTGGTTGAAAAAGGGAAATTGCTCTATTTGCATTTGCCAAGTGATGGGGTGGATTTGGAAGCCTTTTTGGGTCAAGACAAGGTCAAAGATACGATTCTTATTGCGACTCGAAATGAGGGAAAAACTAAAGAATTCCGTAATATGTTTGAAAAACTGGGCTTTGAAGTGGAAAATCTCAATCAATACCCAGAGCTTCCAGAAGTCGAAGAGACAGGTCTGACCTTTGAAGAGAATGCCCGCCTAAAAGCTGAAACCATTGCAGAGCTAACTGGGAAAACAGTCTTAGCGGATGACTCAGGTTTGAAGGTGGATATCTTGGGAGGCTTACCAGGGGTTTGGTCAGCTCGCTTTGCGGGAGTTGGTGCGACAGATGCGGAAAACAATGCGAAATTGTTGCACGAATTGGCCATGGTCTTTGACTTGAAAGATCGTTCAGCTCAGTTCCATACCACCTTGGTGGTTGCAAGACCAGGCAAGGAAAGCCTAGTGGTGGAAGCGGATTGGCCAGGGTATATTAATTTTGAGCCCAAAGGGGAACACGGCTTTGGCTATGACCCTCTCTTCTTAGTTGGGGAAACGGGCCGTGCTGCTGCTGAATTAACGCTAGAAGAAAAAAATACACAATCACATCGTGCTTTAGCTGTTAAAAAGTTATTGGAGGTATTTCCATCATGGCAAAGCAAACAATCATCGTTATGA
- the yidD gene encoding membrane protein insertion efficiency factor YidD, with protein sequence MKTILIALVRGYQKWISPLFPPSCRFQPTCSNYMIQAIERFGVKGVLMGIARILRCHPGTKAGPDPLPDHFSLKRNEESKLDDRK encoded by the coding sequence ATGAAAACAATCCTGATTGCGCTGGTCAGAGGCTATCAAAAATGGATCTCTCCCCTATTTCCGCCTTCTTGTCGTTTTCAACCGACCTGTTCCAATTATATGATCCAAGCGATTGAACGTTTTGGTGTGAAAGGTGTCTTGATGGGGATTGCAAGGATTCTACGTTGCCATCCGGGAACCAAAGCAGGACCAGACCCCTTGCCAGACCATTTTAGTCTGAAGCGAAATGAAGAATCAAAATTGGACGATCGGAAATAA
- a CDS encoding segregation/condensation protein A, with translation MDIKFKDFEGPLDLLLHLVSKYQMDIYEVPLIEVIEQYLAYLATLQAMKLEVAGEYMLMASQLTLIKSRRLLPKVAEEMDEAEDLEQDLLSQLEEYRTYKQLGELMASQHEERALYYSKPKMELVYDDTELLHDRTTVDLFLAFSKLLTKKKEEFRQNHTTIVKDEYKIEDLMDQLRHRFHDRSQVLLQDLFLEAADLQEVITLFLATLELIKIQEVTVVQDTAFGEIYLNRIEHEQIS, from the coding sequence ATGGATATTAAATTTAAAGATTTTGAAGGGCCTTTGGATCTCTTGCTCCACTTGGTCTCTAAATACCAGATGGATATCTATGAGGTCCCCTTGATTGAGGTGATTGAACAGTATCTGGCTTATCTGGCGACTCTCCAGGCAATGAAACTAGAGGTGGCAGGGGAATACATGCTGATGGCTAGTCAACTAACCCTGATCAAGAGTCGAAGACTTCTTCCTAAGGTCGCAGAGGAGATGGATGAAGCAGAGGATCTAGAGCAGGACCTCCTTTCTCAATTGGAAGAGTACCGTACTTACAAGCAATTAGGAGAGTTGATGGCCTCGCAGCACGAGGAGCGCGCCCTCTATTATTCGAAACCGAAGATGGAATTGGTCTATGACGATACTGAATTACTTCATGATCGCACCACGGTGGATCTCTTCTTGGCTTTCTCAAAACTATTGACCAAGAAAAAAGAAGAATTCCGCCAGAACCATACAACCATTGTCAAGGATGAATACAAGATTGAGGATCTGATGGACCAGCTGCGTCACCGATTCCACGATCGTTCACAAGTTCTCTTGCAGGACTTGTTTCTAGAAGCAGCGGATCTCCAAGAGGTCATTACCCTATTTCTTGCAACCCTTGAATTAATCAAAATTCAAGAGGTCACAGTGGTACAGGATACGGCTTTTGGAGAAATTTACTTAAATAGGATTGAACATGAGCAAATTAGCTGA